One genomic window of Capricornis sumatraensis isolate serow.1 chromosome 15, serow.2, whole genome shotgun sequence includes the following:
- the LOC138091186 gene encoding antileukoproteinase has translation MKFSGLFPFVLLALGTLALLAVEGAENALKAGACPPRKSAQCFGNEKPKCSSDWQCPHKKKCCLDTCGTECLDPVNISNPVKKKPGTCPVVHGQCLMLKPLNHCETDDQCIGALKCCKAMCGKVCLSPVKVGLCDR, from the exons ATGAAGTTCAGTGGCCTCTTCCCCTTCGTGCTTCTTGCCCTGGGAACCCTGGCACTTTTGGCTGTGGAAGGTGCTGAAAATG CTTTGAAAGCTGGGGCCTGCCCTCCTAGAAAATCTGCCCAGTGTTTTGGAAATGAGAAACCCAAGTGCAGTAGTGACTGGCAGTGTCCGCACAAGAAGAAATGTTGCCTCGACACTTGTGGAACCGAATGTCTGGACCCTGTCAACATCTCAAACCCAG TTAAGAAGAAGCCTGGGACGTGTCCAGTGGTCCATGGCCAATGTCTGATGCTTAAACCCCTCAATCACTGTGAGACAGACGACCAGTGCATAGGTGCATTAAAGTGCTGCAAGGCCATGTGTGGGAAAGTCTGCCTTTCCCCTGTGAAAG TTGGTCTGTGTGACCGATAA